The Chloroflexus aggregans DSM 9485 genome segment GGTCGTTGCGCCTTAACGATCCACGATTTCTTAGCCAACGGAATACCTCCTCAAATCGTTGAACCAGTCAGCGCATGAGGCGCTCTTAGTTCAAACTAATCACGAAATGGCATGCCGAGTCGCTTGAGCAAAGAATAGGCTTGCTCGTCATTCGGCGCGCTGGTGACAATTGCCACCTCTAAACCACGAATCTTATCGATCTTATCGTAGTCAATGTCTGGAAAGACAATTTGCTCTTTCAGACCAATACTGTAATTCCCGCGACCATCGAACGAGCTGCGGCTCACGCCACGGAAATCGCGAATACGCGGCAGCGCGAGCGAGCAGAGACGATCAAGAAAGTCGTACATCCGGTCGCCGCGAAGTGTCACCATCACGCCGATAGGCATGCCGGCGCGCAGCTTAAACGATGCGACCGACTTCTTCGCTCTGGTTACCACCGGTTTCTGGCCTGTAATCGCGGCGACATCATTGACGGCGGCTTCGATTGCTTTTGCGTTCTGGACCGCTTCGCCAACCCCAACATTAACGACAATTTTCACGAGGCGCGGCACCTGCATGATGGACTTGAACTTAAACTCCTCCATCAGGGCCGGAACGACCTCTTTGTAATACTTCTCACGTAGTCGAACGGTCATGGCTCTTTCTCCAGGGGCTTGGCGTCAGTCACGGCTGCGCCGGCCCTGAACTGACTACTTATCGATAATAGCATCGCAGGCCTTGCAGTAGCGTACCTTGCGTGGCCGGCCCTTGTGGTCGGTCTCTTCAAGGAAACGCTTACCGGTCCGCGACGCCCGTCCACAACTCGGACAAATCAGCATCACATTGGAGACGTGAATTGGAGCTTCCATCTCCACAATACCGCCGGGGCGGCCGGGGCCACGCGGTTTTTGGTGGCGTTTGACAATATTCAAGCCTTCGACCACCACTCGATTGACTGCCGGTAACGCGCGTTTAATTTTTCCACGCCGTCCTTTATCTTTACCGGCAATCACCAATACTTCATCACCAGTCTTGACATGCATCACAGCACCTCCGGGGCGAGCGACACGATCCGCATAAACTGCTTCTCGCGCAACTCACGGGCCACCGGGCCAAAAATGCGGGTGCCACGTGGGTTATTCTCTTTCCCGATCAACACCGCCGCATTATCGTCAAAGCGGATGTGCGAACCGTCCGGTCGGCCATACTCTTTGGCTGTACGAATGATCACTGCTTTGACGACATCACCCTTCTTGACCTGACCACCGGGTGTTGCCTCTTTCACCGAGGCGACGATAATATCACCAACCCGGCCATAGCGAACCCGCGAACCACCAAGGACCCGGATGCACATGATCTCTTTGGCCCCGGTGTTATCAGCGACTTTCAGCCGAGTCTGAGGCTGGATCATGGCTATGCCTCCTCGCCACGTTTAATAATCTCCACAACCCGCCAGCGCTTAGTACGGCTCAACGGGCGGGTCTCCTCAATCCGCACCACATCACCCACTTTACAGGTATTCTCCTCATCGTGGGCGTGAAACTTCTTCGAGCGCCGAATAATCTTGCGGTAGAGCGGGTGAGGTTTCAGATAATCCACCTTAACCACTACCGTCTTGTCCATTTTATCGCTTACGACGCGACCAACCTTTGTCGTTTTGCGCTTTTGTTCCGCTGTCATCATGCTCTGCTCCATATCTGCTAGCCGAGCTCGGCCTGCGCCAACTCACGCTCGCGCAGGATGGTTAGGATGCGGGCAATGTCCTTCTTCACCTGCTTAGGTCGAGCAGTATTGGTGAGTTTACCGGTCGCTTTCTGGAAGCGCAGATTAAACAACTCGACCTTATACTCGCTCAGCTTTGCGCGCAGTTGGGCATCATCAAGGGCGCGCAGTTCACTCGCTTTCACTGCTCACCTCCTGATCAGTTGCCATCGTACCTTGCTCTTCGCGATCGATCACTTTGCACTTAACCGGCAGCTTCTGAGCGGCACGGCGCAGTGCCTCGTGGGCAATATCTTCACGCACACCGGCCAGCTCGAACATAATGCGACCGGGCTTGACCACGGCAACCCAGTGATCGACCGAACCCTTACCACCGCCCATCCGGGTTTCGGCGGGTTTGCGGGTGATCGGCTTATCCGGGAAGATCCGTATCCAGACCTTACCACCACGCTTGACGTAATTGGTAATCGCGCGGCGGGCAGCCTCAATTTGGCGGCTGGAGATCCAGCTTGGTTCGAGCGCCATCAGGCCATACTCACCGAATGCAACGCTATTACCGCGGTAGGAGAGGCCGTGACTGCGCCCTTTCTGCATTTTTCGGTACTTCGTGCGCTTAGGCAGAAGCATTGCTATTCCTCCTCGGCGCGCGTTCACGCCGTTCAGACGCGGGCGCGGTCGCCGGCTGCTCGACAGAGGCCTTGGCGCTCTGGTTGGGGAAGACATCTCCCTTATAGATCCAGACTTTCACGCCAATCCGGCCGTAGGTCGTATGGGCATGCACCTGTGCATAATCAATATCGGCCCGGAGCGTATGGCGTGGAACGCGGCCCTCTGCCTCTTCATGCACGCGGGCCATTTCGGCACCGGCAAGACGACCCGAGCAGCGGATCTTCACGCCTTGCGCTCCCAAGCGCATTGCACGCTGGACGGCCTGCTTCATTGCACGCTTGTAGCTAACGCGCTTGGTGATCTGCTCACCGATACTTTCGGCCACCAGTTGGGCATCGAGTTCGGGCTGGCTGATCTCTTTAATATTCAGCTTAATCTTCTTACCCGTTTTTTTCTCCAGCGCGCTCTTCAACGTATCGACATTCGTGCCGCGTTTCCCGATCACGATTCCGGGTTTTGCCGTGTAGACCGAAATCTCGATCTTATTTGCCGAGCGTTCAATCTCGATCCGCGACACGCCAGCGCTTTGCAATTCCTTGCTAATCAGCTTACGCAGCTCGATATCTTCATGGAGTTGCTTCGTGTAGGTTTCGCCTTCGGCAAACCACTTCGACTGCCAATCCTTGATATAACCGAGCCGGAAGCCGATCGGATGTACTTTGCGCCCCAAGCGAGCCTCCCTCTTTAATAATCCGACTTATCGGCTACTACCACCGTAATATGGGTGGTTGGTTTGCGGATGCGGTTCGCCATACCGCGTGCCCGCGGCATAAACCGCTTTAAGACCGGGCCTTGATCGGCGTAGATGGTCTTAATATACAGTTCGTCACGATTCATATCGAAGTTGTGCTCGGCATTTGCGATGGCCGACTTGAGCGTGCGGGCCACTTCACGTGCTGCCTTTTGCGGCATATAGCGTAGAGTTGCCAAGGCGCGGTCAACCGGCATACCACGCACAACATCCATCACGAGACGAACCTTCAGCGGCGAGATTCGCACATAACGAGTTACAGCTTTTGCTTCCATTGCTCTTCTCGTATCGCTACCCGACGCATCATTACAGGCGGGTTATTGTACCACGTTTTGCCCATGATGCCATCGGCCCTTAGCGGGAACTACTTAACTTTCCCGCGCTTATCGGCCTTCTTACCACCGTGGCCGCGGAAGAACCGGGTAGGAGCGAATTCACCCAGCTTATGCCCGACCATATTTTCGGTAATGTAAACGGGCACATGGCGGCGGCCATCGTGAACCAGGATGGTATGACCAATCATCTGCGGGAAGATGGTTGAGTCACGCGACCACGTGCGGATCGCCCGCTTTTCGTTAGCCTTATTCATCGCTTCGATTTTATCGAGCAGTTTAATATCAACGTATGGCCCCTTCTTCGACGAGCGGGACATAGTTCCTCCTCACAGAGTGCCGGGCGACAGCTACCGTCACCCGGCAGTGCAATGTTACTTGCGCCGACGGATAATAAAGCGATCGAAGCGCGGATTGTGGCGGGTCTTGACACCACGGGCCGGCTTCCCCCACTTTGTCTTTGGCGTACTCATACCACGTGGCGCGCGTCCTTCACCACCACCGTGGGGATGGTCGCGGGGGTTCATCGCGGCACCACGCACGCGCGGTCGTCGACCGAGCCAGCGTGAGCGACCGGCTTTACCCAATCGGATGTTCTGATGGTCGACGTTCCCGACTTGCCCAATAGTTGCCATACAGCGCAGGTGGATCATGCGCACTTCGCCGGAGGGCATACGGATGGTTGCGTAATCGCCCTCTTTGGCCATCAACTGGGCAGCAGTACCGGCAGCACGTACTAACACACCACCGCGTCCAATCTCCAGCTCGATGTTGTGGATCTGGGTACCGAGCGGGATCGCACCGAGTGGCAACGCATTCCCAACCCGAATCTCGGCGTTGGGGCCACTCATCACCGTATCACCGACCTTTAAGCCGAGTGGGGCAATAATATAACGCTTTTCACCGTCGACGTAGGCTAACAGCGCGATCCGCGCACTGCGGTTGGGATCGTACTCAATCGCCTGCACTTTGGCCGGAATCCCGAACTTATCGCGCTTAAAATCGATGATCCGATAGAAGCGCTTGTGCCCACCGCCACGATGGCGCACCGTGATACGACCCTGGTTATTACGCCCGGCCTTCTTGCGTAGCGGCTCGATCAGACCTGGCTCCGGTCGTTTCTTGGTAATCTCCTCGAAGGTCGAAACCGACATATTGCGGCGACCGGCCGAGGTTGGCTTGTAGATGCGAATACCCATAACTTCTCTCTCCCTCTAACGGTATCGGTTCTTCAGTGCGAACCGATACCGGTCGCTGCTTTCAGTGCAGCAGCGACATTAGGCGCCGAAGATCTCGATCCGATCGCCTTCGGCAAGTGTGACGATGGCCTTCTTCCAATCGCGGGTATAGCCAACCGACTGACCGCGCCGGCGGCGCTTCCCGCGCACATTCATCGTATGAACCTTCGTGACCCTCACATTAAAGATGGTCTCAACCGCATGCTTAATCTGCGGCTTCGTTGCATTGCGATGGACCTCAAACGTATACTTGTTGAGTTCCATCAAACTCGTGTTTTTCTCGGTGATCAGCGGGCGAATCAAAATATCATACGGCGTCAGCATGGTTTATCCCTCCTGCGCCGGCGCCGCCAAGCGAGAGCGTTCGCCGAGATAGCTCTCGACCACTTGAACCGCCGCCTTAGGCATAATGATGTGGTCGTAGACCAGCAAATCGCGAACATTCAGATAGTGAGCCAGCAACGTCTTCACCTTCGGCAAATTGTTGGCCGAGCGGCGCAGATTCTCGTTGGCCGGGCTCTTGCTATCGATGACGACAAGAGTCTTTTTATCGGCGAGACCGTGCGCTTGCAAGAATGCAACGAAATCCTTGGTGCGCGGCTGAGGGAAGGTAAGCTCATCGATAAAGCGAATCTGGTTTGCAGCGAACTTTACCGACAGAGCCGAGCGTACCCCAAGCCGGCGCATCTTACGCGGCATCGAGACGCGATACGAGCGCGGGTGTGGACCGTGGGCGACACCACCACCTTTGTGGTGTGGTGCGCGGATCGATCCCTGGCGAGCGCGACCGGTGCCCTTTTGGCGGTAAAGCTTGCGGGTCGACCCCTTAACTTCTCCACGACCGCGTGTATTGTGTGTACCGAGGCGGGCATTAGCGTTTTGCATCACCACGTACTGATGCATCACCGGCACGTTTGGTTCGATGCCGAAGATATAATCGCTGACTTCAATTGAGCCCACCTGCTCTCCGGCCTGATTGTAGAGTGTTGCCTGCATCGCTGTACCCCTTTAGCCCTTCACCGCTTTGCGGATCTGAAGCAGGCCATTGCGGGCGCCGGGAACGGAGCCCTTTACCAGTAGCAAATTCTGTTCGGGCAGTACTTCAACCACTTCCAGATTCTGGATGGTGACGCGGTCGCCGCCCATTCGACCGGCCATACGCTGGCCTTTCCATACACGACCGGGTGTGGTCCCGGCTCCAATCGAACCGGGAGCACGGTGGCGGTCACTTTGGCCGTGGGTCTTAGGGCCACCACGGAAGCCGTGCCGCTTGACGACACCCGCAAAGCCACGACCCTTTGAGGTTCCTGAAATATCGACCTTCTGGCCGGGCTTGAACAGCTCAACTGTCACCACTTCACCGGGTTTATGGGCAAGTGGGTCGTCGGCGCTAAACTCACGGAGATAGCGCAACATCTTACCGCCCGATGCCTTGAGATGACCCTGCTGGGGCTTGGTGAGCTTGCGCGCTTCTACTTCCTCGTAACCGAGCTGCACCGCGCTATAGCCATCGCGTTCGGGTGTACGAATCTGGGTGACGATGCAAGGCCCGGCTGCGATAACCGTTACCGGGATAGCCCTCCCTTCCTTGGTGAAGTACTGCATCATCCCGATTTTACGACCTAACAATCCGTGAATCATGGTGTACCTCCGCAGCATGCGTCGATGCGCAGCGGCTGCCTTTCCGGCTCACCCCGAAACTGTAGACCAAGAACGAAGCTGTCGCAGTCGAAGTGATACCTAACTTTCTTCTACAACTTAATCTCAATATCGACACCGGCCGGCAGATTGAGTTTCATCAGCGCGTTAATTGTTTGTTGACTTGGATCGAGGACATCGATCAACCGCTTATGAGTACGAATCTCAAACTGCTCTTGCGAGTCTTTATCGATGAATCCCGACCGGATCACGCTGTAGCGTTCAATCTTGGTCGGAAGTGGTACCGGCCCGGCGACGAGTGCGCCTGTTCGCTCGGCAGCCTCGACAATCTGACGCGCAGATTGGTCGAGAATTTTATGATCATACGCCTTGAGGCGAATACGAACCTTTTGCTTAGCCATTGTTTTTCTCCAATCGACGGAGACGTAGGTAAGGCCTACGCCTCCGTTCTCGGTTCACATATCGCTAATCAAGGATCTTGGTGACGACACCTGCACCGACGGTGCGCCCACCCTCACGGATGGCGAAGCGGAGGCCCTCTTCAATCGCCACCGGCACAATCAGCTCAATCGTCATCACCACGTTGTCGCCCGGCATCACCATCTCCATCCCCGCCGGCAAGCTAATCGCCCCCGTCACATCGGTGGTGCGGATGTAGAACTGTGGTCGGTAGCCGGAGAAGAACGGCGTGTGGCGCCCACCCTCTTCCTTCTTCAACACGTAGACCTGCGCCTCAAACTTCTTGTGCGGCTTGATGCTCCCCGGCGCACACAACACTTGCCCGCGCTCTACCTCGTTCCGCTCAATGCCACGCAGCAGACAGCCCACGTTGTCGCCGGCAATCCCTTCATCGAGCGTCTTCTGGAACATCTCCACGCCGGTCACCACCGTTCGCCGCGGCGCTTCGTCGGTCATTCCCACAATCTCGACCGTGTCTCCGACCTTCACCTTGCCGCGCTCGATGCGGCCCGTCACCACCGTACCGCGGCCCTTAATCCCGAACACGTCTTCAATCGGCATCAGGAACGGCTGGTCAACCGCCCGCTGCGGCGTCGGGATGTACTCATCGACCGCGTTCATCAGCTCAAGGATGCAGGCATACTCCGGCGCGTTGATATCCTTGCTCGGGCTTTCCAGCGCATTGCGGGCGCTGCCTCGCACAATCGGAATCTCATCGCCGGGGAAGCCGTACTTGCTCAGCAGCTCGCGCAGCTCCAACTCGACCAGCTCGAGCAACTCCGGGTCGTCCATCATATCTACCTTGTTGAGGAAGACAACGATGGCCGGCACCTGCACCTGGCGCGCCAGCAGGATGTGCTCACGAGTCTGCGGCATCGGGCCGTCGGGCGCGCTCACCACGAGGATGGCCCCGTCCATTTGGGCTGCGCCGGTAATCATATTCTTGATATAGTCGGCGTGACCGGGGCAGTCGACGTGGGCATAGTGGCGCTTGTCGGTCTGATACTCGACGTGGCGAATAGCGATGGTAATACCACGGGCGCGCTCTTCGGGCGCGTTGTCGATCTGGTCATACGCCATAAACTGGGCGGCACCCTTGAGGGAGAGCACCTTGGTAATGGCTGCGGTCAGCGTCGTCTTCCCGTGGTCGACGTGGCCGATGGTGCCGACGTTGACGTGCGGTTTCGTCCGCTCAAATTTCTGTTTGGCCATTGTGTTGTTCCTCCGCGTTCTTGCGCGATCTTCTTATCCTGTCAGCCAGATACGGCTAGTTCCCGATCAGACCAGACGGCATAGATAGCCGTCGGTAACAGGCGGCGAGTGGTCTGTTCCGGGATTGCCAACTCGCCGGCGGTTACATATCCTGCAAACGGCGCCATAATTTCGGCCAGAAGATTACCGATGGTCAGCGCCGAGATAGTGGTAGCGTAAGCACAGACCAACACCCCAAGCGGTTGTGTGCTCAACAAACGAGCGCACTGAGCGAGTAACGTTGGCAACTGTTCATGCAATCGCCAGATCTCGCCATTTGGCCCACGACCGAACACCGGTGGATCGAGCAAAATCAGGTCGTAACGATTACCGCGTCGCAATTCGCGGGCCACGAACTTACCGACATCATCGATCAGCCACCGGATCGGGCGATCGGTTAACTCGGCCAGTGCCTGATTTTCTTGAGCCCAGCGCACAGCAGGCTTTGAAGCATCGACGTGTGTCACGTGGGCACCGTGGCGAGCAAGGTGTAGACTACTCAATCCGGTATAGCCAAACAACACCAATGCCCGCGGTTGGTTACGTCGTCGAACTTGTTGCGCCAGCCATTCCCAGTGTGCGCTATGTTCAGGAAAGACACCGGTATGCCGAAACGGCGTCAAGCGTACCCAACAACGAACACCATTCGCATTGAGCTGCCAGCGTTCAGGTAAGGGACGATGGCTATGCCACTCACCCGGCCCCTCGTCACCGCGGGTACGGCGGAAGGTGGCATCGGCCCGCTGCCACGCAGTTGGCGGAAGCTGAGGCGACCAGATCGCCTGCGTTTCCGGTCGGGCTAACACATACGGACCGAACCGTTCCAGTTTCGCACCGTGACCGGAGTCGAGCAACTCGTAATCGGTCCAGTGCGGTGGTGTTAGCAGGCGTAGCTCCATCGTTGCAGAAAAGGACGGTCGCACGGGGCAACCGTCCCCGTCGTCCCTCACTAATTCGCGCTACGTTTCTCGATAATCTCCTTCGCCAGCGCCTCGGGCAAGGGTTCGTAATGGTCGAACTCCATTGAAGCAGTAGCACGCCCTTGCGTTGCCGAGCGGAGATCGGTCATATAACCGAACATATTCGCCAATGGTACAAAAGCGCGCACGACTTGAGCATTCCCACGCGCCTCGATACCTTCGATCCGGCCACGGCGTGAATTGAAATCGCCGATAACTGTACCGAGGAACTCCTCGGGTGTGACCGTCTCAACCTTCATAATCGGTTCAAGCAACTGTGGCTTACCGCGACGGACTGCCTCTTTGAGACACATCGAGGCAGCGATCTTAAAGGCCATTTCCGACGAGTCAACCTCGTGGTATGAACCATCGTACAGGGTAGCCTTCAGATCGACAACCGGATAGCCGGCGATCACACCGGTCTGCATTGCTTCGCGCAACCCCTGTTCAACGGCGGGGATATACTCTTTGGGGATCACACCGCCGACGATAGCGTTGACGAACTCGAAGCCCTTACCGGGGGGCAACGGCTCAAACTTAATCTTCACGTGACCGTACTGGCCCTTACCACCGGTTTGGCGCACGAAGCGCGACTCTTGATCGACCGGAACGGTAATTGTCTCGCGGTACGAGACTTGAGGCTTCCCCTGATTCGCCTCGACCTTATATTCGCGGCGCATGCGGTCAACGATCACTTCAAGGTGCAACTCGCCCATACCTTTGATGATCGTCTGGCCGGTTTCCTGGTCGGTATAGACTCGGAAGGTCGGGTCTTCCTCGGCTAACCGGCTGAGCGCGATCGACATTTTATCTTGGTCGGCCTTCGTCTTCGGCTCAATCGCCATCTCGATCACCGGTTCGGGGAAGCGGATGCTCTCAAGCACAATCGGGTGATCGGGATCGCAGATCGTATCGCCGGTATATGAATTCTTAGGACCAACCATGGCCGCGATCTCACCGGCGTAGACTTCATCAATATCCTCGCGGTGATTGGCATGCATCCGCAGAAGGCGGCCAAGACGTTCACGCTGTCCGCGAGTCGAGTTAAGCACATACGACCCCTTCGTAATTTTGCCGGCGTAAACACGGAAATAGGCCAGCTTACCGACGTAGGGGTCGGCAACGATCTTGAAGACGAGAGCGGTAAACGGCTCATCGTCGCTGACGCGGCGGGTAATCACCTCAACACCCTCATCACCCATCACCTGACCGGGCAGTGTACCGGTAATAGCCGGGCGATCGAGTGGTGACGGCAGATATTCAACAACCGCATCAAGCAATTTCTGAACACCCTTATTACGCAGGGCAGCGCCGCAGAGCACCGGCACCAACTTACGTTCGATGGTCGCCTTACGCAGACCTCGCTTCAGTTCCTCGACGGTCAACTCTTGGCCTTCGAGATAGAGCAAGGTCAACTCATCATCAGTTTCAGCGATCATCTCGATCAGCTCATTGCGCGCCTTTTCGGCGGCAGGCCGTAGCTCGGCGGGAATCTCCTCTTCGCGAATATCCTTACCGAGGTCATCGTAGTAAATAGTTGCCTTCATGGTGAAGAGGTCAATTGTCCCGCGGAAGGTATCCTCAACCCCAATCGGCAACTGGACAACTGCCGGCTTCGCGCCGAGGCGATCCTTAATCATCTGCACACAGCGCTCGAAGCTGGCGCCGACGCGATCCATCTTATTCACGAAGCAGATACGCGGCACGTTGTACTTATCGGCCTGTCGCCAGACCGTCTCGGACTGAGGTTCAACGCCAGCCACGCCGTCGAACACGACGATACCGCCGTCGAGAACGCGCAGTGATCGTTCCACCTCTACCGTAAAGTCAACGTGGCCGGGAGTATCGATGATATTGATCCGATACTCAACGCCGTTGAGCCGCCAAGGGGCAGTGGTAGCGGCGGCGGTGATAGTAATCCCGCGCTCCTGCTCCTGCGGCATCCAGTCCATCGTCGCGGTCCCTTCGTGTACCTCGCCAATCTTGTAGGTGCGACCGGTGTAGAACAAGATCCGCTCGGTTGTTGTCGTCTTCCCCGCGTCGATATGGGCAATAATGCCGATGTTACGTACTTTGTCGAGTTCGATCTGACGTGGCATACCCGTCACATACTCCTACGTGAGGCGACATACGCCGCCATACCTCTAGACCGAGACCGACGTTAGAGCCGGCCATAATGGGCGAAAGCGCGATTAGCTTCCGCCATGCGGTGAACGTCTTCTTTGCGTTTGATCGTCGTACCGGTGTTGTTATAGGCATCGATCAACTCAGCGGCGAGGCGTTCGACCATCGGCTTACCGGTGCGAGCACGGGCTGACATTATCAGCCAGCGCATAGCGAGTGAATAGCGGCGGTCGCTCTTCACCTCGACCGGCACCTGATACGTCGCACCACCAACGCGCTTGGGTTTTACTTCGATAGAAGGGCTTGCATTCCGCAGTGCCTGCTCGAAAATCTCCAGTTGCGGCTTCTTGAGCTTTTCGGCAGCGAGATCGAGCGCTTGGTACACAATCCGCTCGGCAAGACTCTTCTTGCCGCGCTCCATAACCTTATTAATAAACTTCTGCACGAGAACGCTATTGTAACGAGCATCCGGCGGAATCGGCCGCCGTTCAACTACACCGCGACGGGGCATACCGCACCTCTCTTACTTCTTGCCGCCCTTTCCGGCGGGAGCACCCTTACCGACCGGTTGGTTCTTCTTCGTACCGTATTTGCTACGACCCTGCTTGCGACCACTAACACCCTGGGTGTCGAGCGTCCCGCGGACGATGTGGTAGCGCACGCCGGGCAAGTCCTTCACACGGCCACCGCGGATCAACACCACTGAGTGCTCTTGCAGATTGTGCCCCTCGCCGGGGATATATGCCGTCACCTCAAGGCCGTTGGAGAGCCGCACGCGGGCGATCTTGCGCAGCGCCGAATTAGGCTTCTTCGGCGTCATCGTTGTTACCTTGGTGCAGACGCCGCGCTTCTGTGGCGATCCGCGGCCGCGAGTCAGCTTCCCCTTCAGCGAGTTGTAGGTGAAGCGCAGGGCCGGGGCTTTTGTCTTTTTGACCACCGGCTTGCGCGGCTTCCGAACAAGTTGGTTAATAGTCGGCATCTACTGCTCTCCTTTGAAACGGCCTGCGATAGACAACCTTTTGCAGACAAAATAATAACTGGCCCAAAGATCTGGTCGCAGTATGCCACTGCGCCTTAGAAGTGGGCCGCATGGCGCACAGACATTCTGCTGCGCAATTTCTTCGCAGCAGTAGTG includes the following:
- the rpsS gene encoding 30S ribosomal protein S19, which encodes MSRSSKKGPYVDIKLLDKIEAMNKANEKRAIRTWSRDSTIFPQMIGHTILVHDGRRHVPVYITENMVGHKLGEFAPTRFFRGHGGKKADKRGKVK
- a CDS encoding class I SAM-dependent methyltransferase, which gives rise to MRPSFSATMELRLLTPPHWTDYELLDSGHGAKLERFGPYVLARPETQAIWSPQLPPTAWQRADATFRRTRGDEGPGEWHSHRPLPERWQLNANGVRCWVRLTPFRHTGVFPEHSAHWEWLAQQVRRRNQPRALVLFGYTGLSSLHLARHGAHVTHVDASKPAVRWAQENQALAELTDRPIRWLIDDVGKFVARELRRGNRYDLILLDPPVFGRGPNGEIWRLHEQLPTLLAQCARLLSTQPLGVLVCAYATTISALTIGNLLAEIMAPFAGYVTAGELAIPEQTTRRLLPTAIYAVWSDRELAVSG
- the rplB gene encoding 50S ribosomal protein L2, which codes for MGIRIYKPTSAGRRNMSVSTFEEITKKRPEPGLIEPLRKKAGRNNQGRITVRHRGGGHKRFYRIIDFKRDKFGIPAKVQAIEYDPNRSARIALLAYVDGEKRYIIAPLGLKVGDTVMSGPNAEIRVGNALPLGAIPLGTQIHNIELEIGRGGVLVRAAGTAAQLMAKEGDYATIRMPSGEVRMIHLRCMATIGQVGNVDHQNIRLGKAGRSRWLGRRPRVRGAAMNPRDHPHGGGEGRAPRGMSTPKTKWGKPARGVKTRHNPRFDRFIIRRRK
- the rplD gene encoding 50S ribosomal protein L4; amino-acid sequence: MQATLYNQAGEQVGSIEVSDYIFGIEPNVPVMHQYVVMQNANARLGTHNTRGRGEVKGSTRKLYRQKGTGRARQGSIRAPHHKGGGVAHGPHPRSYRVSMPRKMRRLGVRSALSVKFAANQIRFIDELTFPQPRTKDFVAFLQAHGLADKKTLVVIDSKSPANENLRRSANNLPKVKTLLAHYLNVRDLLVYDHIIMPKAAVQVVESYLGERSRLAAPAQEG
- the rpsC gene encoding 30S ribosomal protein S3, coding for MGRKVHPIGFRLGYIKDWQSKWFAEGETYTKQLHEDIELRKLISKELQSAGVSRIEIERSANKIEISVYTAKPGIVIGKRGTNVDTLKSALEKKTGKKIKLNIKEISQPELDAQLVAESIGEQITKRVSYKRAMKQAVQRAMRLGAQGVKIRCSGRLAGAEMARVHEEAEGRVPRHTLRADIDYAQVHAHTTYGRIGVKVWIYKGDVFPNQSAKASVEQPATAPASERRERAPRRNSNASA
- the rplN gene encoding 50S ribosomal protein L14 — protein: MIQPQTRLKVADNTGAKEIMCIRVLGGSRVRYGRVGDIIVASVKEATPGGQVKKGDVVKAVIIRTAKEYGRPDGSHIRFDDNAAVLIGKENNPRGTRIFGPVARELREKQFMRIVSLAPEVL
- the rplW gene encoding 50S ribosomal protein L23 — protein: MLTPYDILIRPLITEKNTSLMELNKYTFEVHRNATKPQIKHAVETIFNVRVTKVHTMNVRGKRRRRGQSVGYTRDWKKAIVTLAEGDRIEIFGA
- the rpsJ gene encoding 30S ribosomal protein S10, producing the protein MAKQKVRIRLKAYDHKILDQSARQIVEAAERTGALVAGPVPLPTKIERYSVIRSGFIDKDSQEQFEIRTHKRLIDVLDPSQQTINALMKLNLPAGVDIEIKL
- the rplX gene encoding 50S ribosomal protein L24; this translates as MHVKTGDEVLVIAGKDKGRRGKIKRALPAVNRVVVEGLNIVKRHQKPRGPGRPGGIVEMEAPIHVSNVMLICPSCGRASRTGKRFLEETDHKGRPRKVRYCKACDAIIDK
- the rplE gene encoding 50S ribosomal protein L5, translated to MTVRLREKYYKEVVPALMEEFKFKSIMQVPRLVKIVVNVGVGEAVQNAKAIEAAVNDVAAITGQKPVVTRAKKSVASFKLRAGMPIGVMVTLRGDRMYDFLDRLCSLALPRIRDFRGVSRSSFDGRGNYSIGLKEQIVFPDIDYDKIDKIRGLEVAIVTSAPNDEQAYSLLKRLGMPFRD
- the tuf gene encoding elongation factor Tu, yielding MAKQKFERTKPHVNVGTIGHVDHGKTTLTAAITKVLSLKGAAQFMAYDQIDNAPEERARGITIAIRHVEYQTDKRHYAHVDCPGHADYIKNMITGAAQMDGAILVVSAPDGPMPQTREHILLARQVQVPAIVVFLNKVDMMDDPELLELVELELRELLSKYGFPGDEIPIVRGSARNALESPSKDINAPEYACILELMNAVDEYIPTPQRAVDQPFLMPIEDVFGIKGRGTVVTGRIERGKVKVGDTVEIVGMTDEAPRRTVVTGVEMFQKTLDEGIAGDNVGCLLRGIERNEVERGQVLCAPGSIKPHKKFEAQVYVLKKEEGGRHTPFFSGYRPQFYIRTTDVTGAISLPAGMEMVMPGDNVVMTIELIVPVAIEEGLRFAIREGGRTVGAGVVTKILD
- the rplV gene encoding 50S ribosomal protein L22; translation: MEAKAVTRYVRISPLKVRLVMDVVRGMPVDRALATLRYMPQKAAREVARTLKSAIANAEHNFDMNRDELYIKTIYADQGPVLKRFMPRARGMANRIRKPTTHITVVVADKSDY
- the rpmC gene encoding 50S ribosomal protein L29, which codes for MKASELRALDDAQLRAKLSEYKVELFNLRFQKATGKLTNTARPKQVKKDIARILTILRERELAQAELG
- the rpsQ gene encoding 30S ribosomal protein S17, whose translation is MMTAEQKRKTTKVGRVVSDKMDKTVVVKVDYLKPHPLYRKIIRRSKKFHAHDEENTCKVGDVVRIEETRPLSRTKRWRVVEIIKRGEEA
- the rplC gene encoding 50S ribosomal protein L3, translating into MIHGLLGRKIGMMQYFTKEGRAIPVTVIAAGPCIVTQIRTPERDGYSAVQLGYEEVEARKLTKPQQGHLKASGGKMLRYLREFSADDPLAHKPGEVVTVELFKPGQKVDISGTSKGRGFAGVVKRHGFRGGPKTHGQSDRHRAPGSIGAGTTPGRVWKGQRMAGRMGGDRVTIQNLEVVEVLPEQNLLLVKGSVPGARNGLLQIRKAVKG
- the rplP gene encoding 50S ribosomal protein L16, with the protein product MLLPKRTKYRKMQKGRSHGLSYRGNSVAFGEYGLMALEPSWISSRQIEAARRAITNYVKRGGKVWIRIFPDKPITRKPAETRMGGGKGSVDHWVAVVKPGRIMFELAGVREDIAHEALRRAAQKLPVKCKVIDREEQGTMATDQEVSSESE